A stretch of DNA from Thermococcus sp. Bubb.Bath:
TCCGGGCTTGAAGGAGTCCCATTTCCCACTTATCAGGTCGAGCACCCTGAACTCCCTGACTCCGCCTGTGAAGTTGTTCCCTACTCCAAAGAAGGCAACGTCGTGGACGCGCGTCCCTTTGGGGGACGGTTCAGTTATGAGAGGATCGGCCTTTCCAGTCTTCCTGTTGAGAGAGTAGACGCCAAGGTTGGTGTGTCCGTCTTCTCTAGCGAGCAGGAGCCTGTCGCCGTAGGGGTCGTAGATTATATCGCTTATCTCTCCGGCCCAGTCGGTCTCGTGGTGTATCGAGTCCTTCCAAAGGAGTCTTACATTCCCTTCCTCCGTATCGTATGCATGGACGTGGGAGTACTTGTTGTTGAAGAGTATCCTCCTGTCTTCCCGATAAATCGCCGGAGCGTGCACCCAGCCCCCGAAGTAGATGAACTCGTCAACGGTCTCAACGGCGTTGTAGGTGTCGCCGCCGCTTGTGGGGGCGTTTCCAACGAGGGTAAAGTCATAGGTCTTTTCTTCATCGTTTGCCATGTCCATGAAGTGTGCCTCCGCCTCAAAAGCCAGGGTGAAGTAGAGGACACTATTGTGGTACCTCAAGCCAAAGATCCCGCCGCTGCCCCACTCGGGTCCGTACCTTCCAGGAAAGCTGTAGTTCCTGAGGAGCATAGTATCACCGGTGGTGATAGATTTAGCTGCTTATTGCCTTTTCGGAGAACTTCAATGGGGTGAGATGGGCTATCACAAAAACTAACGAGACGAGTGGAGGGGACAAGAGGGCTTTCAATTGCGTTAAACGGCGTCGTTACCGCCGTTGTGCTCCCTTACCCCATTAAAATCCTCTAAGATGCACTCGTTCACGCGAAGTCTACCATCCCTGTCCAGGAATAGTGTGAAGTCCCTCCTGGCTAATCTGTCCTCTATCGGGGCGTGCTCCACGAGAAACGCTATTATCTCCGCGGTGCTGTAAGGGACTTTTACCCCAAGCTCATCGGCCTTCTTAAAGAGTTTCTCCGGAACTGGGAATATGTCCTCGCCCTTTTTGACCTCAACGCTTATCTTTGAGTTTATCTGCTCCCAGAGGAGAAGGGTGTTCCTCGCCTTTTCTATTTTCTCCAGGGCCCTCCTTTCCAGAATGCTAACGTTAGCCCGGCTCGTTCCGAGAATCTCGGCTATCTCACTCTGCTTTAAACCCTCGGCCCTCAGCATCAGAATCCTAATTTGATGCTCGGTCAGAAAGCTCTTTCCCGACATTTTAAACACCTAAGTTTAACGATGTTGGAATTATTAAAAACCTTTTTGGGCAGTCGAAAAATTTATATTGGATTCTCCTTCTCTAAAACTGGTGCCCCGGTAGCCTAGCCTGGCGGGGCGGCGGACTTGTAATCCGCCGGTCGCGGGTTCAAATCCCGCCCGGGGCTCCACAGCAGCCCTTTGCTTTGCAAAGCGCCACTTTCACTATCGTTCAAGTGTCTTAACGGATGGCAGAAAGCTATGAAGTGTTTTAACTTGCCTGCTTTGAAAGTCAATGTCTCATTTACTCGCCCCATTTTTATGAGATTCTCGATTTAATTTGCAATTTTCAACGGGTTTACCCCTGTACAACGCCTCCGGGCGTTAAAAAAGAAAACCCTCACTCACCAGCGCATTCATTAGGAAAATCATGCCCGTTAAGCCAATTTTTGAAGACATTCAAACTTTTGATAGAGCTTTTCCTAAAAGCTTCAGCGCCACTGTCACTGCCGTTTGAGTGTCATGATGAGTGAGAGTCAGATGAACCAGAAACCCTTTTAATCTGCCCCCGAAATATTTCTGTCCGATGATTGGAAGGAGAGTGAGCTGAAAAGATGATGATCGACTTCTCACTGAGGACATCCCTTTATTTTTATGAACTTTGATGAACGTAAACGTTCTTCAGTGTATACAAAATTCTCAATGCACATCGCTTCTTTCGGCTAAATCTTCCATAAAAAGCGTCGGATTTTTGGAAAGTTTCAGTATATAACTTTTTGTTTAAAATAAGCCGTTCTCCTGCCGTATATCGAAAGGTTTATATATGCAAACGCCTAACAAGGTATCGCAGATTACCGAAACTGAGGTGATAGACATGGTTGAGCAGGACCCCTTTGAGATGGCGGTCAGGCAGCTCGAGAGGGCTGCGCAGTTTATGGACATAAGTGACGAGGCCCTTGCATGGCTCAAGAGGCCCATGAGAATTCTGGAGGTCAGCGTCCCGCTCCAGATGGACGACGGTTCCGTCAAGGTTTTCACCGGTTTCCGCGTCCAGCACAACTGGGCCCGCGGTCCGACCAAGGGCGGCATTCGCTGGCACCCTGCTGAGACCCTCAGCACCGTTAAGGCCCTCGCCACCTGGATGACCTGGAAGTGTGCCGTTGTTGACATCCCCTACGGTGGAGGCAAGGGCGGCATCATAGTCAACCCCAAGGAGCTCAGCGAGGGCGAGCAGGAGAGGCTCGCACGCTCATACATCCGCGCCGTTTACGACGTAATCGGCCCGTGGACCGATGTCCCGGCCCCGGACGTCTACACCAACCCGAAGATCATGGGCTGGATGATGGACGAGTACGAGACCATCATGAGGAGGAAGGGCCCGGCCTTCGGTGTCATCACCGGAAAGCCGCTCAGCATTGGCGGTTCACTCGGAAGGGGCGACGCCACCGCCAAGGGTGCCTCCTACACCATCCGCGAGGCTGCCAAGGCCCTCGGCATGGACCTCAAGGGCAAGACTATTGCCATCCAGGGTTACGGTAACGCCGGCTACTACATGGCCAAGATCATGAGCGAGGAGTACGGCATGAAGGTCGTCGCCGTCAGCGACAGCCACGGCGGCATCTACAACCCGGACGGCCTCAACGCAGATGAAGTCCTCGAGTGGAAGAAGAAGAACGGCAGCGTCAAGGACTTCCCAGGCGCGACCAACATCACCAACGAGGAGATCCTCGAGCTCGACGTCGACGTCCTCGCCCCGGCCGCCATCGAGGAGGTCATCACCGAGAAGAACGCCGACAAGATCAAGGCCAAGATCGTCGCCGAGGTTGCCAACGGTCCGGTTACCCCCGAGGCCGACGAGATACTTCGCGAAAAGGGCATTCTCCAGATTCCGGACTTCCTCTGCAACGCCGGCGGTGTCACCGTCAGCTACTTCGAGTGGGTCCAGAACATAAACGGCTACTACTGGACCCTTGAGGAGGTCTACGACCGGCTCGACAAGAAGATGACCAAGGCCTTCTGGGACGTCTATAACACCCACAAGGAGAAGAACATCCACATGCGCGATGCTGCCTACGTCGTCGCGGTCAGCAGGGTCTACCAGGCCATGAAGGACCGCGGATGGGTGAAGAAGTGATTTCTTCCCCTTTTCTCTTCGTTTCTCGTTTCTGTTCTGTTCCAGCCACGCATAAAAAGAAACGTTAATTTTTTAAAGAGCTCTTCTAATACCTTACAAAATTGTAAGGAAGATAACCCAATGGGAGAAAGAGTGGAGGCCCTGTTGAGGATCCCGCTTGCAATAGTGTATGGCGTTATTCTATACGTACTAGGTCTCGCCGTTGGACTGGTGGTTCTAATCCAGTTCTTCTACACGCTCATACTCGGAAAACGACACAAGGGCATGGCACGGTTCGCCAATAACTACGCATCACTCCGCTATCACATCCTCAGGTACTCCAGCTTCGCCACCAACGAGAGGCCGCTCTTCGGGGGACCCGGATGGGAGGAGGTGCTCCCCTGCGACTTCGACAGAGAGAACAGGAGAAAAGCATACGAGGAGCTAAAGGACGAGTTCGACCAGGCGTTCTGATTGCATTACTCCTCTCCATCTTTTTTCGCGGTCTAAGGGCTACTTCAACGAGAGGGTTCTGACCA
This window harbors:
- a CDS encoding Tfx family DNA-binding protein, whose amino-acid sequence is MSGKSFLTEHQIRILMLRAEGLKQSEIAEILGTSRANVSILERRALEKIEKARNTLLLWEQINSKISVEVKKGEDIFPVPEKLFKKADELGVKVPYSTAEIIAFLVEHAPIEDRLARRDFTLFLDRDGRLRVNECILEDFNGVREHNGGNDAV
- the gdhA gene encoding glutamate dehydrogenase; amino-acid sequence: MVEQDPFEMAVRQLERAAQFMDISDEALAWLKRPMRILEVSVPLQMDDGSVKVFTGFRVQHNWARGPTKGGIRWHPAETLSTVKALATWMTWKCAVVDIPYGGGKGGIIVNPKELSEGEQERLARSYIRAVYDVIGPWTDVPAPDVYTNPKIMGWMMDEYETIMRRKGPAFGVITGKPLSIGGSLGRGDATAKGASYTIREAAKALGMDLKGKTIAIQGYGNAGYYMAKIMSEEYGMKVVAVSDSHGGIYNPDGLNADEVLEWKKKNGSVKDFPGATNITNEEILELDVDVLAPAAIEEVITEKNADKIKAKIVAEVANGPVTPEADEILREKGILQIPDFLCNAGGVTVSYFEWVQNINGYYWTLEEVYDRLDKKMTKAFWDVYNTHKEKNIHMRDAAYVVAVSRVYQAMKDRGWVKK
- a CDS encoding DUF4389 domain-containing protein, which encodes MEALLRIPLAIVYGVILYVLGLAVGLVVLIQFFYTLILGKRHKGMARFANNYASLRYHILRYSSFATNERPLFGGPGWEEVLPCDFDRENRRKAYEELKDEFDQAF